One window from the genome of Aeromonas sp. FDAARGOS 1405 encodes:
- a CDS encoding FxsA family protein codes for MGKLFLLLVGLVVLELTVMIEVGSVIGALPTVGLLILTAVLGSSLVRSEGIKTLFSAQQKMQMGEMPGREVMGGMMLALAGLLLIIPGFVTDIFGVLLLQPWLRNKLADKLIGSSQFRMQMGGFQRTQSPFGNAPSDDHLGNAKQGGTTIEGEFERKE; via the coding sequence ATGGGCAAGTTGTTTTTGTTGTTGGTGGGTCTGGTTGTACTGGAACTCACCGTGATGATCGAGGTCGGCTCGGTAATCGGGGCGCTGCCGACTGTCGGCTTGCTCATACTGACTGCGGTATTGGGCTCCTCGCTGGTGCGCAGTGAAGGGATCAAGACCCTGTTCAGCGCCCAGCAAAAGATGCAGATGGGCGAGATGCCGGGCCGTGAGGTGATGGGGGGCATGATGCTGGCATTGGCTGGCTTGCTGCTGATTATCCCGGGTTTCGTGACCGACATTTTCGGTGTGCTGTTGCTGCAACCCTGGCTGCGCAACAAACTGGCTGACAAGCTGATCGGCAGCAGCCAGTTCCGGATGCAGATGGGTGGTTTCCAGCGTACTCAATCGCCGTTTGGCAACGCACCGTCCGATGATCATCTGGGGAACGCCAAGCAGGGCGGCACCACCATCGAAGGCGAATTTGAGCGCAAAGAGTAA